From a region of the Sulfuriferula plumbiphila genome:
- a CDS encoding DUF7210 family protein: MTQLVLTRPHTHAGKTYGVGDRIEIDATSADWLIAHDIATPEPTAPTAEPVPEPKPLQRKEPKQ, encoded by the coding sequence ATGACCCAACTTGTCCTGACGCGCCCGCACACCCACGCGGGCAAGACCTATGGCGTCGGTGACCGGATCGAGATCGACGCGACATCAGCCGACTGGCTGATCGCGCACGACATCGCCACGCCGGAGCCGACCGCCCCAACTGCTGAACCCGTCCCCGAACCCAAACCCCTCCAACGCAAGGAACCCAAGCAATGA
- a CDS encoding phage portal protein yields MAWYSKIRSLFGQQPVHEAAGRGRRSLAWMPGNPGAVAAMLATNTELRIKSRDLVRRNAWAQAGIEAFVSNAVGTGIKPQSLAADERFKTDVQALWRDWTEEADAAGQTDFYGLQALACRAMLEGGECLIRLRPRRPEDGLVVPLQLQLLEPEHLPISLNLDLPSGNVVRSGIEFDSLGRRVAYHLYRSHPEDGRLAPMSGQGGMDTVRIDAKEIIHLFRVLRPGQIRGEPWLSRALVKLNELDQYDDAELVRKKTAAMFAGFVTRQNPEDNLMGEGAADGDGIALAGLEPGTLQILEPGEDIKFSDPADVGGSYGEFLRTQFRAVAAAIGVTYEQLTGDLTGVNYSSIRAGMLEFRRRCEMVQHGVLVHQMCRPVWAAWMKQAVLAGAIDAPGFARGGPARRRRYLQVKWIPQGWQWVDPEKEFKAMLLAIRAGLMSRSEAISAFGYDAEDVDREIAADNQRADDLGLIFDSDPRRTSKDGGSAEPNKNAADTTQTGSSSSA; encoded by the coding sequence CGTCCACGAAGCGGCTGGCCGTGGTCGCCGCTCGTTGGCTTGGATGCCCGGCAACCCGGGCGCGGTCGCCGCGATGCTGGCGACCAACACCGAACTGCGCATCAAGAGCCGCGACCTCGTGCGCCGCAACGCGTGGGCGCAAGCCGGTATCGAGGCCTTCGTGTCCAACGCGGTCGGCACTGGCATCAAGCCGCAGAGTCTTGCTGCAGACGAGCGCTTCAAGACCGACGTGCAGGCGCTGTGGCGTGACTGGACAGAAGAAGCCGACGCCGCAGGACAGACCGATTTCTACGGCCTGCAGGCATTGGCCTGTCGCGCGATGCTCGAAGGCGGTGAATGCCTGATCCGGCTGCGCCCGCGCCGCCCGGAGGACGGACTGGTCGTTCCTCTGCAGCTTCAGTTGCTGGAGCCCGAGCATCTGCCGATCAGCCTCAACCTCGATCTGCCTTCGGGCAACGTGGTGCGCTCTGGCATCGAATTCGACAGCCTCGGGCGGCGCGTCGCTTACCACCTGTACCGCTCGCACCCCGAAGACGGTCGGCTGGCTCCGATGTCGGGCCAGGGCGGGATGGACACGGTGCGCATCGATGCGAAGGAAATCATCCACCTGTTCCGCGTCCTGCGTCCCGGCCAGATCCGGGGCGAGCCGTGGTTGTCGCGGGCCCTGGTCAAGCTCAACGAACTTGACCAGTACGACGACGCAGAACTGGTGCGCAAGAAGACCGCCGCGATGTTCGCCGGGTTCGTGACACGGCAGAACCCGGAGGACAACCTGATGGGTGAAGGTGCGGCCGATGGCGATGGCATTGCGCTCGCCGGGCTGGAACCGGGCACTTTGCAGATTCTGGAGCCCGGCGAGGACATCAAGTTCTCCGACCCGGCCGACGTCGGTGGCTCGTATGGCGAGTTCCTGCGCACGCAGTTCCGCGCGGTCGCCGCTGCCATCGGTGTCACCTACGAGCAGTTGACCGGCGACCTCACAGGCGTGAACTACTCGTCCATCCGCGCCGGGATGCTGGAGTTTCGGCGTCGCTGCGAGATGGTGCAGCACGGGGTGCTTGTGCATCAGATGTGCCGTCCGGTTTGGGCCGCGTGGATGAAGCAGGCAGTGCTCGCCGGTGCCATCGATGCTCCCGGCTTCGCGCGTGGCGGCCCAGCCCGTCGCCGCCGGTACCTGCAGGTGAAGTGGATTCCACAGGGCTGGCAGTGGGTCGATCCTGAGAAGGAGTTCAAGGCCATGCTGCTGGCCATCAGGGCGGGACTGATGAGCCGCTCGGAAGCCATTTCCGCCTTTGGCTACGACGCCGAGGACGTTGACCGCGAGATCGCCGCCGACAACCAGCGCGCCGACGACCTGGGGTTGATCTTCGACTCCGACCCGCGCCGCACCTCCAAGGACGGCGGAAGCGCCGAGCCGAACAAGAACGCTGCCGACACCACGCAAACCGGCAGCTCATCGTCTGCCTGA
- a CDS encoding lysozyme, translating to MTGVPKTAIELAKRFEGFHRVPRIDPGRAHPYICPAGYWTIGYGHLCESTHPPITESEAEVYLTHDLQTALAATLRYCPVLATEPEGRLSAIVDFTFNLGAGRLQTSTLRRRINQRDWAVSAQELCRWIYGGGKVLPGLVARRKVEAALMSGLHY from the coding sequence GTGACCGGGGTGCCGAAAACGGCCATCGAGCTGGCCAAGCGCTTTGAGGGGTTCCACCGGGTGCCGAGGATCGATCCGGGCCGCGCGCATCCGTACATCTGCCCAGCGGGCTACTGGACGATTGGCTACGGCCATCTGTGCGAGTCGACGCACCCGCCGATCACGGAGTCCGAGGCCGAGGTCTATCTTACGCACGACCTGCAAACGGCGCTCGCCGCAACGCTGCGCTACTGCCCGGTGCTCGCAACCGAACCCGAAGGGCGACTTTCGGCCATTGTGGATTTCACCTTCAACCTTGGCGCGGGGCGGCTGCAGACATCGACGCTTCGGCGACGGATCAACCAGCGGGATTGGGCGGTATCAGCTCAGGAGCTCTGCCGATGGATCTATGGTGGCGGAAAGGTCTTGCCAGGTTTGGTGGCAAGGCGAAAGGTCGAGGCGGCGCTGATGTCTGGCCTTCACTACTGA
- a CDS encoding major capsid protein has protein sequence MQNPFISPAFSMASMTAAINLIPNRYGRLEELNLFPPKPVRTRQVIVEERAGVLNLLPTQPPGSPGTVNVRGKRTVRSFVVPHIPHDDVVLPEEVQGLRAFGSETEMESIAGVLAQHLETMRNKHAITLEHLRMGALKGEILDADGSRIYNLFDEFGIDQQSVDFEISSPTTGTDVKGKCTDVLGIIEEALLGEFMTGVHCLCSPEFFKALTGHKDVKTAFTNWQQGAVLINDVRRGFTFGGITFEEYRGKATDVNKTVRRFIAAGEAHAFPLGTIDTFGTYFAPADFNETVNTMGQPLYAKQEPRKFDRGTDLHTQANPLPMCHRPGVLVRLVMGGGV, from the coding sequence ATGCAAAACCCATTCATCAGTCCGGCATTTTCGATGGCATCAATGACTGCAGCCATCAACTTGATCCCCAACCGCTACGGACGCCTGGAGGAGTTGAATCTGTTTCCGCCCAAGCCGGTTCGAACGCGCCAGGTGATTGTTGAAGAACGCGCCGGTGTCCTGAACCTCCTTCCGACCCAGCCGCCAGGCTCTCCGGGAACAGTGAATGTGCGTGGCAAGCGAACCGTCCGGTCCTTCGTCGTTCCGCACATTCCGCACGACGACGTTGTGTTGCCCGAAGAGGTTCAAGGTCTACGTGCTTTTGGCAGCGAAACCGAAATGGAGTCGATTGCCGGAGTGCTGGCCCAACACTTAGAGACGATGCGCAACAAGCACGCCATCACCCTAGAGCACTTGCGTATGGGGGCGTTGAAAGGCGAGATTCTCGACGCCGACGGCAGCCGTATCTACAACCTGTTTGACGAGTTTGGCATCGATCAACAGAGTGTGGACTTCGAAATCAGCAGCCCGACTACTGGCACTGATGTCAAGGGCAAGTGCACTGATGTGTTGGGCATCATCGAAGAAGCCCTTCTCGGCGAGTTCATGACGGGAGTCCACTGCTTGTGTTCTCCAGAGTTTTTCAAGGCATTGACCGGCCACAAGGATGTCAAGACTGCCTTCACGAACTGGCAGCAAGGCGCCGTCCTTATCAATGATGTTCGCCGTGGCTTCACTTTTGGCGGCATCACTTTCGAGGAGTACCGAGGTAAGGCGACTGATGTCAACAAGACGGTTCGTCGCTTCATCGCTGCTGGCGAAGCACATGCGTTCCCTCTTGGCACTATCGACACCTTCGGAACTTACTTTGCACCGGCCGACTTCAACGAGACTGTCAACACGATGGGCCAGCCGCTTTATGCGAAGCAGGAGCCGCGCAAATTCGACAGGGGCACAGATCTGCACACGCAGGCCAACCCGCTACCGATGTGCCATCGTCCCGGGGTTCTGGTCAGGCTCGTCATGGGTGGTGGCGTATGA
- a CDS encoding head decoration protein, producing MQEPINLGDLLKYEAPNLYSRDRVTVAAGQTLPLGTVLGQITATGKVKQIDPSATDGSQYSAGVLMQDADAALADRNDGLMVARHAIVSDHALHWPTGITTAEQQAAIQQLKALGVLVRIGA from the coding sequence ATGCAAGAACCAATCAACCTCGGCGACCTCCTGAAGTACGAGGCGCCCAATCTCTATTCGCGCGACCGCGTGACCGTGGCAGCTGGCCAGACCTTGCCGCTGGGTACGGTGCTCGGGCAGATCACGGCGACGGGCAAGGTCAAGCAGATCGACCCGTCGGCCACCGATGGCAGCCAGTACTCCGCTGGTGTGCTGATGCAGGACGCCGATGCTGCTCTCGCCGACCGCAACGACGGGCTGATGGTGGCGCGTCACGCCATCGTGTCAGACCACGCACTGCATTGGCCCACCGGCATCACGACTGCGGAGCAGCAAGCAGCGATCCAACAACTCAAAGCACTGGGCGTCCTGGTGCGTATCGGCGCCTAA
- a CDS encoding DUF6441 family protein, producing the protein MTMRISVQIDSAAAQAQLRRWGGEFRDKVKKAVSRAIASEAVELKQDVRSHVASQMAVVKKSFLKGFTAKVLDKDLNRLPALYVGSRIPWSAMHETGGQIAGRMLIPLNGRVGRKRFKAQVAELMRGGNAYFIKNAKGNIVLMAENIKEHDRPLAGFKRRYRKAEGIKRLKRGADIPIAVLVPKVVLKKRLDVERLVASRIPRLAAAVENQISTVD; encoded by the coding sequence ATGACCATGCGCATTTCCGTCCAGATCGATAGCGCCGCAGCCCAGGCGCAATTGCGCCGCTGGGGCGGCGAATTCCGCGACAAGGTCAAGAAGGCGGTGTCGCGGGCGATTGCCAGCGAGGCGGTCGAACTCAAGCAGGACGTGCGCAGCCACGTCGCCAGCCAGATGGCCGTGGTCAAGAAGTCCTTCCTCAAGGGCTTCACCGCCAAGGTGCTGGACAAAGACCTGAACCGACTGCCCGCGCTGTACGTGGGTTCGCGCATTCCGTGGTCGGCGATGCACGAGACCGGCGGCCAGATTGCCGGGCGGATGCTGATTCCACTGAACGGTCGGGTGGGCCGCAAGCGCTTCAAGGCGCAGGTGGCCGAGCTGATGCGCGGCGGCAATGCCTATTTCATCAAGAACGCGAAGGGAAACATCGTCCTGATGGCCGAGAACATCAAAGAGCACGACCGGCCACTGGCGGGCTTCAAGCGCCGCTACCGCAAGGCAGAGGGCATCAAGCGCCTCAAGCGCGGCGCGGACATCCCGATTGCCGTCCTAGTGCCCAAGGTCGTACTCAAGAAGCGCCTCGATGTCGAGCGGCTGGTCGCGAGTCGCATCCCGCGTCTGGCGGCGGCCGTCGAGAATCAGATCAGTACGGTGGATTGA
- a CDS encoding phage tail tube protein has translation MSTYASFQGRVFLGKRDTDGLPIEVRSPGNVAELKLSLKTDVLEHYESQTGQRSLDHRMVKQKSATVNLTIEEFTKENLALALYGNHVVGTPGTVTAEPVGGATPIAGDRYFLAHPKVSSLVVTDSAGTPATLALGTNYTADPDFGALQFLDTTGFTAPFKASYAYGVATEIGIFTQALPERFLRLEGINTAQGNAKVLVELYRVAFDPLKEISFISDEYNKFELEGSLLADTTKPFDAVLGQFGRIVQL, from the coding sequence ATGAGCACCTATGCCAGTTTTCAAGGCCGCGTCTTCCTCGGCAAGCGCGACACCGACGGCCTTCCCATCGAAGTGCGCTCGCCCGGCAACGTCGCAGAGCTGAAGCTCTCCCTCAAGACCGACGTCCTGGAGCATTACGAGAGCCAGACCGGCCAGCGCTCGCTGGATCACCGGATGGTCAAGCAGAAGTCCGCCACCGTGAACCTCACCATCGAGGAATTCACCAAGGAGAATCTCGCGCTGGCCCTGTACGGCAACCACGTCGTCGGCACGCCGGGCACGGTCACCGCCGAGCCAGTGGGCGGTGCCACGCCGATTGCGGGCGACCGCTACTTCCTTGCCCACCCGAAGGTATCGTCCTTGGTCGTGACGGATTCGGCTGGCACGCCCGCGACCCTGGCCTTGGGCACGAACTACACGGCTGATCCCGACTTCGGTGCCCTCCAGTTTCTGGATACCACCGGCTTCACTGCGCCGTTCAAGGCCAGTTACGCCTACGGTGTGGCCACCGAGATCGGCATCTTCACGCAGGCGCTGCCGGAACGCTTCCTGCGGCTCGAAGGCATCAACACGGCCCAGGGCAATGCCAAGGTGCTGGTCGAGCTCTACCGCGTGGCATTCGATCCGCTGAAGGAAATCTCCTTCATCTCGGACGAGTACAACAAATTCGAGCTGGAGGGATCGCTGCTGGCCGACACCACCAAGCCCTTCGACGCGGTGCTGGGCCAGTTCGGCCGCATCGTGCAACTGTGA
- a CDS encoding tape measure protein: MAKRISILVALEGADEGLKRAITSAERSLGELSTTAKTAGAKAAAGMAEVKAGMSAFGDQVATAKTQLLAFLSISWAAGKVQEIVQIADAWNMMSARLKLATAGQREFTTAQAALFDIAQRIGVPIQETATLYGKLQQAIRMLGGEQKDALTIAESISQALRLSGASATEAQSSLLQFGQALASGVLRGEEFNSVVENSPRLAQALADGLNVPIGRLRKLAEEGRLTADVVVNALMSQKDKLASEYAQLPQTVSQAFERLRNAFGQWINRVDESTGLTKKLAEALTILANNLDTVMQWLKRIAEVGLAVLIYRLIPALITAWQTAGAAAVTAASATAAAWTTANLSVSAAVASVGLLKTAFAVLGAFLVGWEIGTWLSEKFEIVRKAGIFMVEMLVKAVEQLRYRWEAFAAIFTSDTIAEATQRHEARLAEMNQIFAQMYADATKGADAAKGAMNTAATAAEEIAKRLEAVRQGTQEAVGRGIEAVHSALEKLKSRLGEVEQAVGKANQTVNDATAKMAEAYKGLTSIVEANLLRQIEAVKARYQQEQSALETSKQSEAALITKSTQLLTEALTQQTTLRRQSTTDTLKLIDDESKARIESARRQGQTEEERRANVQRVENDILATKRQTMTQALAEYRQHIDALNAEANRHLTEIKRIEEEKRQLSMTTEERVRDIRRQGMTDFEATEDRKRQIAEYQGKAREALANGEFEQARQLAQKAMDLAAQVASSQTSEAKRGEDARKQSEQAVSQVTQLESQSRDAYRKQEYAQAEALMRQADALRAELAQKTKDADAQIAQGKDGVNQAIQRIRESEEILNKTLDAEAKAHQTAAQSALTARDQIQQTLTQTETQIDQITAKLKDGLKVTLDADTTRFDKAIADLDKALAEKEYLLKIQADLQEAEKKLQQYEQLLKEGKTLPVDADVSKAKEALDKLKTYADQNSQFELKVATEKAQAAITKVEGMIKALDRIQTESRHQVSTNADAARSEIMSLNWANTSSTHTIYVRKVEANATGGLVGGGVRRYADGGAVAPAFPRMSGGSVPGSGHHDTVPRTLDAGAFVIRKAAVQKYGGGALSRLANGVARFATGGAVMLGGGKRPSGNDADGTPSTPKKNREAVEAMKMIDLGLQGMNEYTNWLQWNYGASVSLDMRSKTMDSYGKQAQQDRRALEDFISRKTLTGNERQNLERIKQTWRQAMAQPLLWGKDLERELIDYMEQNQGEFYRRGGMAKSDTVPAMLTPGEFVVNKDAVSRYGAGFFEAINNLSAPAQALAGRALAGVQGFATGGLVQPSGSRLARPVLAADAGPSRTVRVELSSGQQKVNATVDARDESRLLQLLDAARARTA; encoded by the coding sequence ATGGCCAAGCGAATTTCCATCCTCGTCGCGCTCGAAGGGGCCGACGAGGGGCTCAAACGCGCCATCACGTCGGCCGAGCGCAGTCTCGGTGAGCTGTCGACCACCGCCAAGACCGCCGGAGCCAAGGCTGCCGCCGGAATGGCCGAGGTCAAGGCCGGGATGTCGGCCTTCGGCGATCAGGTGGCGACGGCCAAGACGCAATTGCTGGCCTTCCTATCGATCAGCTGGGCGGCAGGAAAGGTGCAAGAGATCGTCCAGATCGCCGACGCATGGAACATGATGTCGGCGCGCTTGAAGTTGGCGACGGCGGGACAGCGTGAATTCACGACCGCGCAAGCGGCCCTGTTCGACATCGCCCAGCGCATCGGTGTGCCGATTCAGGAAACGGCCACGCTGTACGGCAAGCTCCAGCAGGCAATTCGGATGCTGGGTGGCGAGCAGAAGGACGCGCTCACGATCGCCGAGAGCATTTCGCAGGCACTGCGCCTGTCGGGCGCTTCGGCCACCGAGGCGCAGTCCTCTTTGCTGCAATTCGGGCAGGCGCTCGCCTCTGGTGTGCTGCGAGGCGAGGAATTCAACTCCGTCGTCGAAAACAGCCCCCGTCTGGCGCAGGCACTGGCCGATGGCCTGAATGTGCCCATCGGGCGACTGCGCAAGCTGGCCGAAGAAGGCCGCCTGACCGCTGACGTGGTGGTCAACGCGCTGATGAGCCAGAAGGACAAGCTGGCCAGCGAGTACGCCCAACTGCCGCAGACGGTGAGCCAGGCCTTCGAGCGCCTGCGCAATGCCTTCGGGCAGTGGATCAACCGGGTCGATGAATCGACGGGTTTGACCAAGAAGCTGGCCGAGGCTCTGACCATTCTCGCCAACAACCTCGACACGGTCATGCAGTGGTTGAAGCGCATCGCCGAAGTCGGTCTGGCGGTGCTGATCTACCGCCTGATCCCGGCGCTCATCACCGCGTGGCAGACCGCCGGTGCGGCGGCCGTCACGGCCGCCAGTGCCACCGCTGCGGCGTGGACGACGGCCAACCTGTCGGTGTCGGCCGCCGTGGCCAGCGTCGGCTTGCTCAAGACGGCATTCGCCGTGCTGGGTGCCTTCCTGGTCGGCTGGGAGATCGGCACGTGGCTGTCGGAGAAGTTCGAGATCGTCCGCAAGGCGGGCATCTTCATGGTCGAGATGCTGGTCAAGGCGGTCGAGCAGTTGCGCTACCGCTGGGAGGCATTCGCCGCCATCTTCACCTCGGACACGATTGCCGAGGCGACCCAGCGCCACGAGGCCCGTCTCGCGGAGATGAACCAGATCTTCGCGCAGATGTACGCCGACGCGACCAAGGGGGCGGATGCTGCCAAGGGCGCGATGAATACCGCCGCGACGGCTGCGGAGGAAATCGCCAAGCGGCTCGAAGCCGTGCGTCAGGGCACGCAGGAGGCAGTCGGGCGCGGTATCGAGGCTGTCCACAGCGCCCTGGAGAAGCTGAAATCCCGCCTCGGTGAGGTTGAGCAGGCTGTCGGCAAGGCCAATCAGACAGTCAACGACGCCACCGCCAAAATGGCCGAGGCCTATAAGGGCCTGACGTCCATCGTTGAGGCCAACCTGCTGCGCCAGATCGAAGCGGTCAAGGCGCGCTATCAGCAGGAACAGTCGGCGCTGGAGACATCCAAGCAGTCCGAAGCGGCGCTGATCACCAAGTCGACACAGTTGCTGACGGAAGCCCTCACGCAGCAGACCACGTTGCGGCGGCAGTCCACGACAGACACGCTGAAGCTCATTGACGATGAGTCCAAGGCGCGGATCGAGTCGGCCCGCCGCCAGGGTCAGACGGAAGAAGAGCGCCGCGCCAACGTCCAGCGGGTCGAAAACGACATCCTGGCCACCAAGCGCCAGACGATGACGCAGGCGCTGGCCGAGTACCGGCAGCACATCGATGCGCTCAACGCAGAGGCCAACCGGCATCTGACTGAGATCAAGCGCATCGAGGAGGAGAAGCGCCAGCTCTCGATGACGACCGAGGAACGTGTCCGCGACATCCGTCGGCAGGGCATGACCGATTTCGAGGCGACGGAAGATCGCAAGCGCCAGATCGCCGAGTACCAGGGGAAGGCACGTGAGGCGCTGGCCAACGGCGAGTTCGAGCAGGCTCGGCAACTCGCCCAGAAAGCGATGGACTTGGCCGCACAGGTGGCCAGCTCGCAAACCAGTGAAGCCAAGCGCGGCGAAGATGCCCGCAAGCAGTCCGAGCAGGCGGTTTCGCAGGTCACCCAGCTCGAATCGCAGTCACGCGATGCCTATCGCAAGCAGGAATACGCGCAAGCCGAAGCCCTGATGCGCCAAGCGGACGCATTGCGCGCCGAACTGGCCCAGAAGACCAAGGATGCCGACGCACAGATCGCACAGGGCAAGGATGGCGTCAATCAAGCCATCCAGCGCATCCGCGAGTCCGAGGAGATTCTCAACAAGACCCTGGATGCCGAAGCCAAGGCGCACCAGACCGCCGCGCAGTCGGCATTGACCGCGCGCGACCAGATCCAGCAGACCCTCACCCAGACCGAAACCCAGATCGACCAAATCACAGCCAAGCTAAAAGACGGTCTGAAGGTCACGCTGGATGCCGACACGACCCGCTTCGACAAAGCCATCGCTGATCTCGACAAGGCCCTGGCAGAAAAAGAGTACCTGCTCAAGATTCAGGCCGACTTGCAGGAGGCCGAGAAGAAGCTGCAGCAGTACGAACAACTGCTGAAAGAGGGCAAGACACTCCCGGTCGATGCCGACGTGTCCAAGGCCAAGGAGGCGCTGGACAAACTCAAGACCTACGCCGACCAGAACTCGCAGTTCGAACTGAAGGTGGCGACCGAGAAGGCGCAGGCCGCGATCACCAAAGTCGAAGGGATGATCAAGGCGCTGGACCGCATCCAGACCGAGTCCCGGCATCAGGTCAGCACCAATGCCGACGCAGCCCGCTCGGAAATCATGAGTCTCAACTGGGCCAACACCTCGAGCACGCACACGATCTATGTGCGCAAGGTAGAGGCAAACGCGACTGGCGGTTTGGTGGGCGGTGGCGTGCGCCGCTACGCCGATGGCGGCGCTGTGGCCCCGGCCTTTCCTCGGATGAGTGGTGGCTCGGTTCCGGGCTCGGGCCACCACGACACCGTGCCACGCACCCTGGATGCCGGTGCCTTCGTGATTCGCAAGGCGGCGGTGCAGAAGTACGGCGGCGGCGCGCTCTCGCGTCTGGCCAATGGCGTGGCACGGTTTGCCACTGGCGGCGCGGTGATGCTGGGTGGCGGCAAGCGCCCATCCGGCAACGATGCTGATGGCACGCCCAGCACACCAAAGAAGAACCGGGAGGCAGTCGAGGCGATGAAGATGATCGACCTCGGCCTGCAGGGGATGAACGAGTACACCAATTGGCTCCAGTGGAACTACGGTGCCTCGGTCAGTCTGGATATGCGTAGCAAGACGATGGATAGCTACGGCAAGCAGGCCCAACAGGATCGGCGCGCGCTGGAGGACTTCATCAGCCGCAAGACGCTCACCGGCAACGAGCGCCAGAACCTGGAGCGCATCAAGCAGACGTGGCGGCAGGCAATGGCCCAGCCGCTGCTTTGGGGCAAAGACCTAGAGCGCGAGCTGATCGACTATATGGAGCAGAACCAGGGCGAGTTCTACCGTCGCGGTGGCATGGCCAAGTCCGACACCGTCCCGGCGATGCTCACGCCGGGCGAGTTCGTCGTGAACAAGGATGCCGTTTCCCGCTACGGCGCTGGCTTCTTCGAAGCGATCAACAACCTGTCTGCCCCGGCACAAGCTCTGGCCGGTCGCGCGCTTGCGGGCGTTCAGGGCTTCGCCACCGGCGGTCTGGTGCAGCCAAGTGGCTCGCGGTTGGCCCGACCGGTGTTGGCGGCCGATGCCGGGCCCAGCCGCACGGTACGCGTGGAACTGTCCTCGGGGCAGCAGAAGGTCAATGCCACCGTCGACGCACGAGACGAGTCTCGTCTGCTGCAACTTCTGGACGCTGCCCGCGCCCGCACTGCCTGA
- a CDS encoding S49 family peptidase — MTLLPHLAARLYGVPLAIHRPKLDVILAVLGPRIGLADLAAPSGFTPPARPASTQTTKVAVIPIHGTLVRRTVGLEAESGLTSYAGLTAQLDAALASPDVAAILLDVDSPGGESGGVFDLADRIRAAAKTKPVWAVANDMAFSAAYALASAASKVFVSRTGGVGSIGVIAMHVDQSEKDAQDGVRYTAVFAGDRKNDLNPHEPISSEAHAFLKGEVNRVYGLFVETVARNRGIEASAVRDTEAGLFFGQAAVAIGLADAIGTFDDALAQLCESVSPLPKLAASHSGLFSNPQMESSMNDRTDPAAPDRLAADPAGSPSQPAAATAMTVADAIEVAQTCTLAGRTDLIAGFLEAKAPPAKVRSQLLATQAEASPEIVSRIDPQSAMSASSTGHPASSHNPLIQAVKSRLGTK, encoded by the coding sequence ATGACCCTGTTGCCCCATTTGGCGGCGCGCCTCTACGGTGTGCCGCTGGCGATCCATCGCCCAAAACTTGACGTGATCCTGGCCGTGCTCGGCCCCCGGATCGGCTTGGCTGATTTGGCTGCACCCTCGGGCTTCACGCCGCCCGCACGTCCCGCATCCACCCAGACGACGAAGGTCGCGGTCATCCCCATCCACGGCACGCTGGTGCGCCGCACAGTGGGCCTGGAAGCCGAATCCGGCTTGACCAGCTACGCAGGGCTGACCGCGCAGTTGGACGCCGCGCTGGCCAGCCCGGATGTCGCTGCCATCCTGCTCGATGTCGACTCACCGGGTGGCGAGTCGGGCGGCGTGTTCGATCTGGCCGACCGCATCCGTGCGGCTGCTAAGACGAAGCCGGTCTGGGCTGTAGCCAATGACATGGCGTTCTCGGCAGCTTACGCCCTGGCGTCTGCGGCCAGCAAGGTGTTCGTGTCGCGCACCGGCGGCGTCGGCTCGATTGGCGTCATTGCGATGCACGTCGACCAGTCCGAGAAGGATGCGCAGGACGGCGTTCGGTACACGGCGGTCTTTGCGGGCGACCGCAAGAACGATCTGAACCCACACGAGCCGATTTCCAGCGAAGCCCACGCCTTTCTCAAGGGTGAGGTGAATCGCGTCTACGGCCTGTTCGTCGAGACGGTGGCCCGCAACCGTGGCATCGAGGCATCTGCCGTGCGCGACACCGAGGCGGGGCTGTTCTTCGGGCAGGCCGCCGTGGCTATCGGGTTGGCCGATGCCATCGGCACCTTCGACGACGCCCTTGCGCAGCTTTGCGAATCCGTTTCCCCACTCCCGAAGTTGGCGGCAAGCCACTCCGGTCTTTTTAGCAACCCCCAGATGGAGTCATCAATGAATGATCGAACCGACCCCGCTGCTCCTGATCGGCTTGCTGCTGATCCTGCTGGCAGTCCTTCTCAACCGGCGGCCGCCACCGCCATGACCGTGGCTGACGCGATTGAGGTCGCCCAGACCTGCACCCTGGCCGGGCGCACCGACCTGATCGCGGGCTTCCTCGAAGCGAAGGCACCACCCGCCAAGGTACGCAGCCAGTTGCTGGCCACCCAGGCCGAAGCCAGTCCCGAAATCGTCAGCCGCATCGACCCGCAGTCGGCCATGTCGGCGAGTAGCACTGGCCATCCTGCCTCTTCCCACAACCCTCTGATCCAGGCCGTCAAAAGTCGCCTGGGCACAAAGTAA
- a CDS encoding DUF6127 family protein: MTEPEQQPALVENMLLLRKEDFDDLLDRAAERGAERCLAHLGLENGHAARDIRELRDLLEAWRDARRTAWQTTIKVATTGILAALLVGAAIKLKLMGGPQ, from the coding sequence ATGACCGAACCTGAACAACAACCGGCGCTCGTCGAGAACATGCTCCTGCTGCGCAAGGAGGATTTCGACGATCTGCTCGACCGTGCCGCCGAACGTGGTGCTGAACGCTGCCTCGCCCATCTTGGACTGGAGAACGGCCACGCTGCCCGCGACATCCGGGAGCTGCGCGATCTGCTGGAAGCTTGGCGCGACGCCCGCCGCACGGCTTGGCAGACGACCATCAAGGTGGCCACCACAGGCATCCTGGCCGCGTTGCTGGTCGGTGCCGCCATCAAGCTCAAGCTGATGGGAGGCCCCCAATGA